One stretch of Schlesneria sp. DSM 10557 DNA includes these proteins:
- a CDS encoding FG-GAP-like repeat-containing protein, giving the protein MTSAKSWSTGPLFTGVTFVAVTVCILGWLATREWLSSDELFRRGIEAVEQQRIADAERYAARLLKQDPQSSEGIYLTALTLRETGSWREATDHFNRIPDDGSSISVKARCAAGDLYLFRGFQLSKAEGMFRRALKQNPLHADAHNRMAYILGLQSRNYEALPHRLALINSGSPTETDIYLIALGDRAMDDPKVISQYLSHNDSDPAAILGWGRLMAEQGHQLQAERAFRTALRSPAHASEALSRWGLMMISDKSTMDIPEWWEASRRENHHPGVWYVRAVLASRRGEGMSAARCYWEVLRRDPEQATASYRLGQLLLQLGRKTEAETFLQRASLLEEYARAAELAFRVGEEFHIKLARDTAQRCRLEVEQTAWTRILEGFQQKKGSVPRRVTEPVSVAGEILTRSHPESSPALQFDLSGWAWDTTSSSEGASSLTMAQPIAESSIQFEDSTASATLSFQYINGGSPAEGIKHMFEVTGGGVSVIDFDRDEWPDLYFPQGGDWPAGTERTETDRLHRNLGNGSFRDVTESAGLVERGFSLGASIGDINGDGFPDIYVANSEADRLFLNQGDGTFMDVTRQARIADHDYGASAVIADFSGDGFPDIYVVNYLAGDDLWDRVCGGSDGIARSCLPQSFPGSHDRFYLNQGDGSFDDRTSSAGVGDFVGKGLGVIAARFPNSGPLGLYIANDVGPNFLLHNTRSADGLEPHFTDEGLASGSALNADGRIQSGMGVAAGDIDGNGLIDLFVTNFEGETNTLYLQTEPSQFEDASVRSGLADPKRNLVGWGTQFLDADLDGWLDIAITNGHVNNLSDLGKPYQMRPALFRNRGGGQMVPLTPAKVGDYFERSYLGRGMALLDWNRDGYEDMVITHLDVPAALLTNRTSPTAHGIRLFFSGTNCERDAIGTVVRIKTGARTIVRQLTAGDGNQSTNQRCIVIGCADDSTVDSIIVEWPNGFVQSFSSLKLNCDYRIIEGTKTPYLLRSWK; this is encoded by the coding sequence ATGACTTCAGCGAAATCCTGGAGCACAGGTCCACTGTTCACCGGCGTGACGTTCGTCGCGGTGACAGTTTGTATTCTCGGGTGGCTGGCAACGCGGGAATGGCTATCCTCAGACGAATTGTTTCGGCGAGGGATCGAAGCGGTCGAACAGCAACGAATCGCTGACGCAGAACGCTACGCGGCGCGTTTGCTGAAGCAGGATCCCCAGTCCAGCGAGGGGATCTATCTCACCGCCCTGACACTACGCGAGACAGGTAGCTGGCGAGAAGCGACCGACCATTTTAACCGGATCCCTGATGACGGTAGCAGCATCTCGGTCAAGGCCCGTTGTGCCGCGGGGGATCTCTACCTGTTCCGGGGTTTCCAGCTTTCGAAGGCGGAGGGGATGTTCCGCCGTGCCTTGAAGCAGAATCCACTTCACGCCGACGCCCATAATCGGATGGCCTATATCCTCGGCCTTCAGTCACGCAACTACGAGGCTCTTCCCCATCGCCTTGCCCTCATCAACTCTGGCTCACCGACGGAAACGGACATCTATTTGATCGCTCTGGGCGATCGAGCGATGGACGACCCTAAAGTCATCTCTCAGTATCTGAGCCATAATGACAGCGACCCTGCAGCGATACTCGGCTGGGGACGTCTCATGGCAGAGCAGGGCCATCAACTTCAGGCTGAGCGAGCTTTTCGGACCGCTCTCCGTTCCCCCGCACACGCTTCCGAGGCGTTGTCGCGCTGGGGATTGATGATGATTTCAGATAAATCCACGATGGACATCCCCGAGTGGTGGGAAGCTTCGCGACGAGAGAATCACCATCCGGGAGTCTGGTACGTTCGTGCTGTCCTGGCCAGCCGACGCGGCGAAGGCATGTCGGCCGCTCGCTGCTACTGGGAAGTACTACGCCGCGATCCTGAGCAGGCAACGGCAAGTTATCGACTTGGGCAACTCTTGCTTCAGCTTGGCCGAAAGACAGAAGCCGAAACCTTCCTGCAGCGGGCCAGCCTGCTGGAGGAATATGCTCGCGCTGCCGAACTCGCGTTCCGCGTGGGAGAAGAGTTTCACATCAAACTGGCCCGAGACACGGCTCAAAGGTGCAGGCTCGAAGTGGAACAGACAGCGTGGACCCGCATCCTTGAGGGATTTCAGCAAAAGAAAGGTTCCGTCCCGAGACGTGTCACGGAACCCGTGTCCGTTGCCGGGGAAATACTGACCCGTTCCCATCCCGAATCGTCCCCCGCACTGCAGTTTGATTTGTCGGGTTGGGCGTGGGACACGACTTCGTCATCAGAAGGCGCCTCGTCTCTCACCATGGCTCAGCCCATCGCTGAGTCGTCAATTCAATTCGAGGACTCAACCGCGAGCGCCACCCTCTCATTCCAATACATCAACGGCGGAAGTCCTGCCGAAGGCATCAAGCATATGTTTGAGGTCACCGGCGGGGGTGTGTCCGTCATCGACTTCGATCGCGATGAGTGGCCCGACCTCTATTTTCCTCAAGGGGGGGACTGGCCAGCCGGAACTGAGCGAACGGAAACAGACCGTCTGCACCGTAATCTAGGGAATGGATCGTTCCGCGATGTCACGGAGTCTGCAGGACTTGTCGAGCGTGGTTTCAGCCTGGGAGCGTCGATCGGAGATATCAATGGGGATGGATTCCCTGACATTTATGTCGCGAACAGCGAAGCCGATCGGTTGTTTCTGAATCAGGGTGACGGGACGTTTATGGATGTCACCCGACAAGCGCGAATTGCGGACCACGACTACGGGGCGAGCGCAGTCATTGCTGACTTCTCTGGAGACGGTTTCCCAGACATCTACGTGGTCAACTATCTCGCGGGCGACGATCTGTGGGATCGAGTCTGCGGCGGAAGTGATGGCATCGCCCGCTCCTGTCTGCCTCAATCATTCCCTGGGTCCCATGATCGCTTCTATCTCAATCAGGGGGATGGAAGCTTCGATGATCGAACGTCCTCTGCCGGTGTCGGGGACTTCGTCGGTAAAGGTCTCGGCGTCATTGCAGCCAGGTTCCCGAACTCGGGTCCCCTCGGACTTTATATTGCCAACGATGTCGGCCCCAACTTTCTACTGCATAACACCCGATCTGCCGATGGTTTGGAGCCTCATTTCACAGACGAAGGACTGGCAAGCGGATCAGCTCTCAACGCCGACGGTCGAATTCAGTCCGGGATGGGTGTCGCCGCAGGTGACATTGATGGAAACGGGTTGATCGACCTGTTCGTGACCAACTTTGAAGGGGAAACAAACACCCTGTACCTTCAAACCGAGCCGAGCCAGTTCGAAGACGCGTCAGTGCGGTCCGGCCTGGCAGATCCAAAGCGAAACCTCGTCGGATGGGGGACACAGTTTCTCGACGCCGATCTGGATGGATGGCTCGATATCGCCATCACCAACGGCCATGTGAATAATCTCAGCGACCTCGGAAAGCCATATCAGATGAGACCCGCCCTCTTTCGCAATCGCGGCGGCGGGCAGATGGTTCCTCTCACCCCAGCGAAGGTCGGGGATTATTTCGAACGATCATACCTCGGTCGCGGAATGGCCCTTCTCGACTGGAATCGTGATGGTTACGAAGACATGGTCATCACTCATCTGGATGTCCCCGCAGCGTTGCTGACGAATCGCACGTCCCCCACAGCACACGGCATCAGGCTGTTCTTTTCCGGTACCAACTGTGAGCGAGATGCTATCGGCACGGTCGTCCGAATAAAAACCGGTGCAAGAACAATTGTTCGTCAGCTCACTGCAGGGGATGGCAATCAGAGCACAAATCAACGCTGTATCGTCATTGGATGTGCCGACGACTCAACCGTCGATTCGATAATCGTTGAATGGCCCAACGGCTTCGTCCAGTCGTTTTCCTCCCTGAAACTCAATTGCGATTATCGAATCATCGAAGGTACAAAGACTCCCTATTTGTTACGCTCATGGAAATAG